A window of Lepidochelys kempii isolate rLepKem1 chromosome 1, rLepKem1.hap2, whole genome shotgun sequence contains these coding sequences:
- the DONSON gene encoding protein downstream neighbor of Son, with translation MCAAVPGYSPGFKRPPETLRLKRKRARRSEAASPPCPRADPARTPRPFPRPGRRNPFSSLDNAPRPGTGPHRPPGFPALQEPRPPPGSQTPKHPLWQFLDPLQENKSTWKEECSERADVTTLTNDLHLPVSIPDVSSSPSTEFPADWSIKTRLLFTSSQPFTWAEHLKAQEEAQGFAQHCRATSVNFPQSIQEPKLSTELRCAFQQSLIYWLHPSLPWLQLFPRIGADRKIAGKTSFWSHDETLQQVLMSEWSVSFTSLYNLLKAKLCPYFYVCTYQFTVLFRAAGLAGSDVITAVVSPTTRGLREAMRNEGIEFSLPLVEETRSKTQKNSETNLDTEVNSPETGKNTEDGEEQGVSDDESFSWLEEMGVQDQIKKPDAISIQLRKEKNEVQVDHKPESVALVKGTNTFTLLNFLINCKSLVAAAGPQAGLPPTLLSPVAFRGATMQTLKARSINVKTPVHSCYNDVFSLEITGPVMPHCLHTLTMLLKSAQRGAFSAVLYTHEPTAVFNTNIERILNKETMCKDLTKCGLHLKTLDQLIQLPTLGKSSIRLLEMRDYAYTWKS, from the exons atGTGCGCCGCGGTGCCCGGCTACTCGCCCGGCTTCAAGAGGCCGCCGGAGACGCTGCGGCTGAAGCGGAAAAGGGCCCGGAGGAGCGAGGCCgcctccccgccctgcccccggGCGGACCCGGCCCGCACCCCTCGCCCTTTCCCCAGACCCGGGCGGCGCAATCCCTTCTCCAGCCTGGACAACGCGCCGCGCCCCGGCACCGGCCCGCACCGCCCCCCGGGCTTCCCCGCGCTGCAGGAGCCACGGCCCCCGCCGGGGAGCCAGACCCCCAAACACCCCCTCTGGCAG TTTTTAGATCCTCTTCAAGAAAATAAATCCACCTGGAAAGAAGAGTGTTCTGAAAGAGCAGATGTTACCACATTAACAAAT GATCTTCATTTACCTGTTTCCATACCTGATGTTTCCTCCTCACCAAGCACAGAATTTCCTGCAGACTGGAGTATTAAAACTCGACTTCTGTTCACTTCTTCTCAACCTTTTACTTGGGCAGAGCATTTAAAGGCACAAGAAGAGGCTCAAGGATTTGCCCAGCACTGTAGAGCAACATCAGTCAATTTCCCACAAAGCATACAG GAACCAAAGCTGTCCACGGAACTCCGCTGTGCATTCCAGCAAAGTCTTATTTATTGGCTTCACCCTTCACTGCCATGGCTACAGCTATTCCCTCGTATTGGAGCAGACAGGAAAATAGCTGGAAAGACTAGTTTTTGGTCACATGATGAAACACTGCAACAAGTTCTAATGAGCGAGTG GTCTGTCAGTTTTACTTCCCTATATAATCTTCTCAAAGCCAAGCTGTGTCCTTATTTCTATGTTTGTACCTACCAATTTACTGTGCTGTTTCGTGCAGCAGGCCTTGCAGGAAGTGATGTGATCACAGCTGTTGTTTCCCCCACAACCAGGGGTTTAAGGGAAGCCATGAGAAATGAAG GCATAGAATTTTCTTTACCTTTGGTAGAAGAAACTAGGAGCAAGACTCAGAAAAACTCTGAAACAAACTTGGATACAGAAGTTAACAGTCCTGAAACAGGCAAAAACACTGAAGATGGAGA GGAACAAGGAGTGAGTGACGATGAAAGTTTCTCTTGGCTTGAGGAGATGGGAGTCCAAGACCAGATTAAAAAGCCAGATGCAATTTCTATCCAACT CCGTAAAGAGAAAAATGAAGTGCAAGTGGATCACAAGCCTGAATCTGTTGCGTTAGTGAAAGGAACAAACACATTCACATTGCTGAACTTCTTGATAAACTGTAAGAGTTTAGTGGCTGCTGCAGGCCCTCAAGCAGGGCTCCCGCCAACACTGTTGTCCCCAGTTGCTTTTCGAGGTGCAACAATGCAAACGCTCAAG GCTCGAAGCATCAATGTGAAAACACCGGTTCACTCATGTTATAATGATGTATTTAGCTTGGAGATCACAGGTCCTGTCATGCCTCATTGTCTGCATACTTTGACCATGCTGCTCAAATCTGCACAGAGGGGAGCTTTTTCTGCTGTATTATACACCCATGAGCCAACAGCAGTGTTTAACACTAATATAGAGAGAATCTTAAATAAG GAAACTATGTGCAAGGACCTCACTAAGTGTGGATTGCATCTTAAAACCTTGGATCAATTGATTCAACTTCCAACATTAGGAAAGTCTTCCATAAGACTCCTAGAAATGAGAGACTATGCTTACACCTGGAAATCCTAA